In a genomic window of Bacteroidales bacterium:
- a CDS encoding NAD-dependent epimerase/dehydratase family protein, with protein sequence MKIHLVSGGCGFVGRNMTRRLLKTTKDKVFIIDDLSIGTHPSTWLDNFTSRKFKDVEIIGQDERLYFWKGDFRNFLFKFRENPRFVQETYNLDFERFSDVFHFAAIVGGRLKIEGDPMAVALDLSIDAEFFYWICRHKPERVLYPSSSAAYPTNMQSESFAVALKEGDIDFKNNLGTPDMTYGWSKLTGEFLAQIAAKYYGVSVVCIRPFSGYGEDQDLSYPVPAIAARAARHENPFEVWGSGKQGRDFVHIDDIIDLIFILMEKIKDGSGWNIGSGKLTSFLELIDLFCDIAGYKTEIKPLLDKPVGVYSRYCNMDLIQEKFGWQPKISLREGMTRVYNAAVEKLKKEGKL encoded by the coding sequence ATGAAAATCCATTTAGTATCAGGCGGCTGCGGCTTTGTGGGAAGAAATATGACCAGAAGGCTGCTGAAAACAACGAAGGATAAAGTTTTTATCATCGATGACCTTTCCATCGGCACTCATCCTTCAACCTGGCTTGACAATTTTACTTCCAGGAAATTTAAAGATGTTGAGATCATCGGGCAGGATGAAAGACTGTATTTCTGGAAAGGTGATTTCCGGAATTTCCTCTTTAAATTCCGTGAAAATCCTCGTTTTGTGCAGGAGACTTATAACCTGGATTTTGAAAGGTTTTCTGATGTGTTTCATTTTGCGGCGATTGTTGGCGGCCGGCTTAAGATCGAGGGTGACCCGATGGCGGTTGCGCTTGATCTATCTATCGATGCTGAATTTTTCTACTGGATTTGCCGCCATAAGCCCGAACGGGTGCTTTATCCCAGCTCCAGTGCCGCTTATCCGACCAATATGCAGTCGGAAAGTTTCGCGGTGGCATTGAAAGAAGGCGATATCGACTTTAAAAACAACCTGGGAACCCCTGATATGACTTACGGCTGGTCGAAACTTACCGGCGAGTTCCTGGCCCAGATCGCGGCAAAATACTATGGCGTTTCAGTGGTTTGCATCCGGCCGTTTTCTGGCTATGGAGAGGATCAGGACCTGTCGTACCCTGTCCCGGCGATTGCTGCCCGGGCAGCCAGGCATGAAAACCCCTTCGAAGTCTGGGGCTCAGGCAAACAGGGAAGGGACTTCGTCCATATCGACGATATCATCGACCTGATCTTCATCCTGATGGAAAAAATCAAAGATGGCTCCGGCTGGAATATTGGCTCCGGTAAGCTGACTTCATTTCTCGAACTGATCGACCTGTTTTGTGACATCGCCGGGTATAAGACTGAAATTAAACCCTTGCTGGATAAGCCGGTTGGGGTATATTCACGGTATTGCAACATGGACCTGATACAGGAGAAATTCGGATGGCAGCCCAAAATATCCCTTCGGGAAGGGATGACGCGTGTTTATAATGCTGCTGTCGAAAAGTTGAAAAAAGAAGGAAAACTCTGA
- a CDS encoding glycosyltransferase, translating into MDKIVVFGPGPKFKGGIANYNTSLAKAFDKLHVAEIHIVSWTQQYPAIIPRDFIDRSSKTDLLEGTNIKVHYITNYNSPLSWKKTVSLIRDIGPKMVIFQWAIAIQGLPLGYIARKLSKVKGLEVIFDLHFVIQKEGSKIDKAFTRMGIKHAHSYVVHAYKTYDELKKLFPGNDFKLLDPGKQSVGKGKRVVKLFHPVYDMFKPDPDFKVEEVKKGLNLKKHVFLFFGFIRKYKGLHDVIRAFAIVAAQRDDVSLLIVGESFWQTLDTKKMSTRVKNAVFSAAKSVFLRKQDDERQYRPLDLIDELGINQAVTVVNSFVPNEEVHKYFQVSDAIMLFYLTATPSGVESIGYNFRMPILATRVGHFPETVKDGYNGYLAEPGNIDSMAATMIKAIEKPIPREHVAETSQEMSWKNYANAILNER; encoded by the coding sequence ATGGATAAAATTGTCGTTTTTGGCCCGGGGCCAAAATTCAAAGGAGGTATCGCAAATTATAATACTTCCCTTGCCAAAGCCTTTGACAAACTTCATGTTGCCGAGATTCACATAGTCTCCTGGACCCAGCAGTATCCGGCCATCATCCCTCGTGATTTTATCGATCGCAGCAGCAAAACTGACCTGCTTGAAGGGACGAATATCAAAGTCCACTATATCACTAATTATAACAGCCCGCTCAGCTGGAAGAAAACTGTCAGTCTGATCAGAGATATCGGCCCAAAGATGGTCATTTTCCAATGGGCCATTGCCATACAGGGCCTCCCTCTTGGATATATTGCACGAAAGCTCAGTAAGGTCAAGGGTTTGGAAGTAATTTTCGACCTTCATTTTGTTATTCAGAAGGAAGGAAGCAAGATTGACAAGGCTTTCACCCGGATGGGGATAAAACACGCCCATTCTTACGTAGTTCATGCGTACAAAACTTACGATGAATTAAAGAAGCTGTTTCCCGGAAATGATTTTAAACTCCTGGACCCGGGGAAACAATCGGTTGGCAAGGGAAAAAGAGTCGTGAAGCTTTTCCACCCGGTCTATGATATGTTTAAACCCGATCCTGATTTTAAGGTTGAAGAGGTGAAGAAGGGACTAAACCTGAAAAAACATGTTTTCCTCTTCTTTGGGTTTATAAGAAAATATAAAGGATTGCATGATGTCATCCGGGCTTTTGCAATAGTGGCTGCTCAACGGGATGACGTCTCCCTGCTTATCGTCGGAGAATCCTTCTGGCAGACCCTCGATACGAAAAAGATGTCGACCCGGGTCAAAAATGCCGTATTCTCTGCAGCGAAATCTGTCTTTCTCAGGAAGCAGGATGATGAACGGCAATACCGTCCCCTGGATCTGATCGATGAGCTGGGGATCAATCAGGCGGTCACCGTCGTCAATTCTTTTGTCCCGAATGAGGAAGTCCATAAATATTTCCAGGTAAGCGACGCCATCATGCTGTTTTATCTTACTGCAACGCCTTCCGGGGTTGAATCAATCGGGTATAACTTCAGGATGCCGATACTGGCTACCCGCGTGGGGCATTTCCCTGAAACAGTCAAAGATGGTTATAATGGTTACCTGGCAGAACCGGGTAATATTGATTCTATGGCTGCAACAATGATAAAAGCCATTGAAAAACCTATTCCACGTGAACACGTTGCAGAAACTTCACAGGAAATGAGCTGGAAGAATTATGCCAATGCAATCCTGAACGAAAGATGA
- a CDS encoding dehydrogenase — protein MIIRSKAPLRLGLAGGGTDVTPYSDLYGGATLNATINMYAYATILPASDGNIVIRSLDKDERYETRSCEVLTLDGKLDLLKGIYNRIVKDYTHTALSFELSTYVDAPPGSGLGTSSTLVVAVLGAFAEWLNLPLGEYDLARLAYQIERVDLQMAGGKQDQYAATFGGINFMEFFKDDKVIVNPLKVRSIYLNELSHNLVLYNTKTSRVSSAIIERQARNILENKTKYIEATHQLKKQATMMKEAILKGEIDQIGEVLDFGWKYKKQIASGITNHLIDSIYEAAIGSGATGGKISGAGGGGFMFFYCPNNTRYEVIESLRKFGGTSHRYEFTTAGMTAWKI, from the coding sequence ATGATCATCCGGAGTAAAGCCCCCCTCAGACTTGGCCTGGCCGGTGGTGGTACTGATGTTACACCATATTCTGATCTTTATGGTGGCGCTACCCTGAATGCCACCATCAACATGTACGCCTATGCGACCATCCTCCCGGCAAGCGATGGCAATATCGTTATCAGGTCATTGGATAAGGATGAAAGATATGAAACAAGGAGTTGCGAAGTACTTACTCTTGATGGAAAACTGGACTTGCTCAAGGGGATATATAACCGTATTGTTAAGGATTATACCCATACAGCTTTATCATTCGAGCTATCCACTTATGTTGATGCCCCGCCGGGCTCAGGGTTGGGTACTTCATCGACTTTGGTAGTGGCTGTATTAGGGGCTTTCGCCGAATGGCTTAATTTGCCCCTTGGTGAGTATGACCTGGCGCGACTGGCTTACCAGATTGAGCGGGTTGACCTGCAAATGGCGGGTGGCAAGCAGGATCAATATGCAGCGACATTTGGCGGTATCAATTTCATGGAATTCTTCAAAGATGATAAAGTCATCGTTAACCCACTTAAAGTCAGAAGCATTTACCTGAATGAACTTTCACATAACCTGGTATTGTACAATACTAAAACAAGCCGGGTATCATCAGCTATTATCGAGCGCCAGGCCAGGAATATCCTGGAAAATAAAACGAAATACATCGAAGCCACACACCAGCTGAAAAAACAGGCGACCATGATGAAAGAAGCCATCCTGAAAGGAGAAATTGATCAGATCGGAGAAGTGCTTGATTTTGGCTGGAAATATAAAAAACAAATTGCTTCGGGTATTACCAACCATTTGATCGACAGTATTTACGAGGCAGCGATCGGGAGCGGGGCCACCGGCGGTAAGATCTCCGGTGCAGGCGGTGGCGGCTTCATGTTCTTTTATTGCCCGAATAATACACGTTATGAGGTTATTGAATCACTTCGGAAATTTGGCGGCACCAGCCACCGGTACGAATTTACGACGGCGGGGATGACGGCGTGGAAGATATGA
- a CDS encoding SDR family NAD(P)-dependent oxidoreductase codes for MAHGRFDNPVVAAMAGLKDFFSRQELADRLSDSDSFEAKTCLITGANSGLGFALAVEIARRGGKVIMACRRQIPEAGEKAKAKSGSDNIEMRFLDLSKIDSIHDFCEGLKMDGVHLDVTILNAGVALPKARKTESGLEEMFLVNYLSNVMLTNLLITSGVIDVNGKQKSFKPRVIFISSDSHQGSSLIDYEEFGKYFDYGTSKGISNYSYFKLVLNTYATELSRRVNKEGYFAGIHAICPGPVHSNIVKEAPLLLRITLKSIFSIIFKSPEKAAKPVVYMAVSPDYEDKTNEYLHMFRHKKMDPKIYIPEEGAKLWDRSVELWKKVDPLAKTI; via the coding sequence ATGGCACATGGACGCTTCGATAACCCGGTAGTTGCTGCAATGGCAGGGCTGAAAGATTTTTTTTCCAGACAGGAACTGGCGGACAGACTTTCTGATAGTGACAGTTTTGAAGCTAAAACATGCCTGATTACCGGGGCTAACTCAGGCCTTGGATTTGCCCTGGCAGTGGAAATAGCCAGAAGGGGCGGGAAGGTGATCATGGCATGCCGGAGGCAAATCCCGGAAGCAGGCGAGAAAGCCAAAGCAAAAAGCGGCTCGGATAATATAGAGATGAGATTCCTTGACCTGAGCAAAATCGACAGCATTCACGATTTTTGCGAAGGCTTGAAAATGGATGGGGTTCACCTGGACGTGACAATCCTGAATGCAGGTGTGGCATTGCCAAAAGCAAGGAAGACCGAATCGGGCCTCGAAGAAATGTTTCTAGTTAATTATTTGTCGAATGTTATGCTGACTAACCTGTTAATTACTTCCGGAGTGATTGATGTCAACGGAAAACAAAAATCTTTCAAACCCAGGGTGATTTTTATCTCATCGGACTCACACCAGGGCTCTTCACTCATCGATTATGAAGAATTCGGGAAATACTTTGACTATGGCACCTCCAAGGGTATATCCAATTACAGTTATTTTAAACTCGTTTTAAATACCTATGCCACCGAGTTGTCCAGGAGGGTAAATAAGGAGGGCTATTTTGCCGGCATTCATGCCATTTGCCCGGGACCTGTTCATTCCAATATCGTCAAGGAAGCTCCGCTATTATTGCGGATTACCCTTAAAAGCATCTTCAGTATTATTTTCAAATCCCCGGAAAAAGCAGCCAAGCCGGTAGTTTATATGGCCGTATCGCCTGATTATGAGGATAAAACGAATGAGTACCTGCATATGTTCCGCCATAAAAAGATGGATCCTAAAATTTATATCCCCGAAGAGGGCGCTAAATTATGGGACCGCTCTGTCGAACTCTGGAAAAAGGTGGATCCTCTTGCAAAGACTATTTAA
- a CDS encoding glycoside hydrolase family 2 protein has translation MQRLFNAVMMINRMLVFYMFVFVLASCSDDYKIKSMIQMEINHDWKFSQAGKEVWLPATVPGTVHTDLLANKIIEDPYYRLNEKQIQWIDKVDWEYRTVFIADGQVLEHNRIELIFKGLDTYAKIYLNGDLLQQTDNMFRTWKIDVTKKIRKGENKLSVILASPTQRGLEELKAYGFQLAADNDQSEAGEMGQDKVSPYVRKAPYHFGWDWGPRLVTSGIWRPVILRAWDEACLENIQIITDDLSTERAGLTAKIEIVAAEKLEITLNLFVDDISLSTRNWKLEIGNNLLEMPLTIDNPVLWQPNGLGSQKLYTIRIELADKEQVIDVMETKTGLRIVKLVRQPDPDGKGKSFYFKVNGNPVFAKGANYIPDDIFLNRVSPEKYEFIIKSAYEANMNMLRVWGGGIYENDLFYDLCDQYGIMVWQDFMFACAMYPGNEVFLENVRQEAIDNVRRLRNHPSIVLWCGNNEIENAWGEYEENRGWGWKQRYNPEQRQVIWKAYDTLFHHILPGVIEQEDPGRSYWHSSPSAGMGQLASYETTSGDMHYWGVWHGLHPFSDFCKYRARFMSEYGFQSFPEFNSVKKYTVPEDYNIESEVMMSHQRSGIGNLRIRQYMEEDYNIPGDFEQFLYVGQLLQAEAIKMAIESHRSDMPYCMGSLYWQINDCWPVASWSGIDYYGRWKALHYFAREAFKPTVLVLTESDGFLNGYVVSDNQPGQKMQVLMKLVSFTGKVEWEAVQEFEMTAQSILFLNSPLTEILGKIDLSSVVMVSELRQGDILLDTDFHYFVKPKNLDLTNPNIKAEIKEKGDLIEISLTAANLAKNVFLYGDGITGRFSDNYFDILPGQEVLVNISKSDVQSDLKSSLKILHLYLTDNDD, from the coding sequence TTGCAAAGACTATTTAATGCAGTGATGATGATTAACCGGATGCTGGTTTTTTACATGTTTGTTTTCGTGCTGGCTTCCTGCAGTGATGACTACAAAATAAAGAGCATGATTCAAATGGAAATAAACCATGACTGGAAATTCAGCCAGGCCGGTAAAGAAGTCTGGCTGCCTGCAACTGTTCCCGGAACAGTTCATACCGACCTTCTGGCAAATAAAATTATTGAAGATCCTTATTACCGGCTGAATGAAAAGCAGATTCAGTGGATCGACAAGGTTGACTGGGAATACAGGACCGTTTTTATAGCAGATGGCCAGGTTCTTGAACACAACAGGATAGAATTGATTTTTAAAGGGCTGGATACTTATGCGAAGATCTATTTAAATGGAGACCTTTTACAGCAGACAGATAATATGTTCAGGACATGGAAAATAGACGTCACAAAAAAGATCAGGAAAGGAGAAAACAAGCTATCGGTCATACTGGCATCGCCAACACAGAGAGGATTGGAAGAATTGAAAGCTTATGGTTTTCAGCTTGCTGCGGATAATGACCAGTCGGAAGCCGGAGAAATGGGACAAGACAAAGTAAGCCCTTATGTCCGTAAAGCGCCGTATCATTTTGGCTGGGACTGGGGTCCGCGCCTGGTCACCTCCGGCATCTGGCGCCCGGTTATATTAAGAGCATGGGATGAAGCATGTTTGGAAAATATTCAAATAATAACTGACGATCTTTCCACAGAAAGAGCTGGATTAACTGCTAAAATTGAAATAGTCGCAGCAGAGAAGCTCGAAATCACCCTTAATCTTTTTGTAGATGACATTTCATTATCAACCAGAAATTGGAAATTGGAAATTGGGAATAATTTGCTCGAAATGCCTTTGACGATAGACAACCCGGTGCTTTGGCAACCAAACGGCCTTGGAAGTCAGAAGCTTTACACGATCAGGATTGAATTAGCCGACAAGGAACAGGTGATCGATGTTATGGAGACTAAAACCGGTCTCCGTATTGTAAAGCTTGTTCGGCAGCCCGATCCGGACGGGAAGGGGAAAAGCTTTTATTTTAAGGTGAACGGTAACCCCGTTTTTGCAAAAGGGGCCAATTATATCCCCGATGATATTTTCCTGAACCGGGTCAGTCCTGAGAAGTATGAGTTTATCATAAAATCTGCTTATGAAGCCAACATGAATATGTTGCGCGTTTGGGGAGGCGGAATTTATGAGAATGATCTTTTCTATGATTTGTGCGATCAATATGGCATCATGGTGTGGCAGGATTTTATGTTTGCTTGCGCGATGTACCCGGGAAACGAGGTTTTCCTTGAAAATGTCAGGCAGGAGGCTATTGACAATGTGCGACGCTTGCGCAATCACCCGTCTATCGTGCTCTGGTGCGGCAATAATGAGATCGAAAACGCCTGGGGAGAATACGAGGAAAACAGGGGCTGGGGCTGGAAGCAGCGTTACAACCCGGAGCAGCGCCAGGTGATCTGGAAAGCTTACGATACTTTATTTCATCATATTCTGCCAGGCGTAATTGAACAGGAAGATCCCGGCCGTTCTTACTGGCATTCCTCCCCGTCAGCAGGTATGGGACAACTGGCCAGTTATGAGACTACATCAGGCGATATGCACTACTGGGGCGTTTGGCACGGACTCCATCCCTTCAGCGATTTCTGCAAATACCGGGCAAGGTTTATGAGTGAATATGGCTTCCAATCTTTTCCGGAATTTAATTCAGTAAAGAAATATACTGTACCGGAAGACTACAATATTGAATCCGAAGTGATGATGTCGCACCAGCGGAGCGGCATAGGGAATCTCAGGATCCGGCAGTATATGGAAGAAGATTATAATATCCCCGGTGATTTTGAGCAGTTTTTATATGTCGGACAATTGCTCCAGGCCGAAGCCATCAAAATGGCAATTGAATCTCACCGGTCCGATATGCCTTACTGTATGGGCTCCCTTTACTGGCAGATCAATGATTGCTGGCCGGTAGCCTCCTGGTCAGGTATTGATTATTATGGGAGATGGAAAGCTTTGCATTATTTCGCCAGGGAAGCCTTTAAACCAACAGTTCTTGTATTAACTGAATCTGATGGCTTTTTAAATGGATATGTCGTTTCAGATAATCAGCCGGGACAAAAAATGCAAGTCTTGATGAAGTTGGTCAGTTTCACCGGAAAGGTTGAATGGGAAGCTGTTCAGGAGTTCGAGATGACGGCTCAATCAATCCTTTTTTTGAACAGCCCGTTAACTGAAATTCTTGGAAAAATTGACCTTTCCTCTGTCGTTATGGTATCAGAATTACGACAGGGTGATATATTGCTTGACACAGATTTTCATTATTTCGTCAAACCTAAAAATCTTGATTTGACAAACCCCAATATTAAGGCTGAAATCAAAGAGAAGGGAGATTTGATTGAAATATCGCTCACTGCCGCAAACCTGGCTAAAAATGTTTTTTTATATGGTGATGGGATTACCGGCCGGTTTTCTGATAATTATTTTGATATCCTTCCCGGCCAGGAGGTTTTAGTCAACATCTCGAAAAGTGATGTTCAATCAGATCTTAAATCATCGTTGAAGATTTTGCATCTTTATCTGACTGATAATGATGACTAA
- a CDS encoding DEAD/DEAH box helicase yields the protein MTFQETGLREDIIRATDELGFEQPTPIQERIIPLILNSEKDLIALAQTGTGKTAAFGLPLIHLTDMDFNKVQTIVLCPTRELCMQITSDMEKYSKYARGFKTVAVYGGADIRNQIKALKSGCQVVVGTPGRVMDLINRKILQLAFIKWLVLDEADEMLNMGFKDDLDVILAETPKEKRTFLFSATMPGEIAAIARKYMNKPDEISVGNRNQGADNVRHEFYMVQAKDRYSALKRIADIYPNIYGIVFCRTRAITKEVADKLMNDGYNADALHGDLSQAQRDFVMNRFRIKQLQLLVATDVAARGLDVNDLTHIINYDLPDDNEVYIHRTGRTARAGKSGIAISIIHTRETGKIRAIEHMLGKRFDQKKVPTGVEICEKQLFNLVDRVENVEVDEAQIEQFLPVILKKLDWLSREDLIKHFVSVEFNRILSYYKNTPDLNVAHPEADRDRKRTPKGQFMTLQINAGFQDGLNPPRLIGLINEQTRNRNIAVGRIEIGQRSSFFEIEKKSWEEVIKAFHDAKFEGVKVRVEISGTEPKARSKYRSNDRPNYKSDDKPNEKSKAWSNDLSNDWSQNKTRGKANDWSKDKPKGKSNDRSFNKSKESYGGKNRKRSPYKNW from the coding sequence ATGACATTTCAAGAAACCGGGTTGCGCGAGGATATTATCCGTGCAACCGATGAACTCGGCTTTGAACAGCCGACCCCGATCCAGGAACGGATCATCCCCCTAATCCTCAACAGCGAGAAAGATTTAATTGCCCTTGCCCAGACCGGCACCGGTAAAACGGCGGCTTTTGGCCTTCCGTTGATCCACCTGACCGATATGGATTTCAATAAAGTGCAGACAATTGTGCTTTGCCCGACCCGTGAGCTCTGTATGCAGATCACCAGCGATATGGAAAAATATTCAAAATACGCCAGGGGTTTTAAGACCGTTGCCGTTTATGGCGGCGCCGATATCAGGAACCAGATAAAGGCCCTTAAATCAGGTTGCCAGGTAGTCGTTGGTACACCCGGCCGCGTGATGGACCTCATCAACCGCAAGATATTGCAATTAGCTTTTATTAAATGGCTGGTCCTCGATGAAGCTGACGAGATGCTGAATATGGGTTTCAAAGATGACCTTGATGTCATCCTGGCTGAAACGCCTAAAGAAAAACGCACCTTCCTGTTCTCGGCAACTATGCCGGGGGAAATTGCAGCCATTGCACGGAAATACATGAACAAACCGGATGAAATTTCGGTAGGAAACCGTAATCAGGGCGCCGATAATGTCCGTCATGAATTTTATATGGTTCAGGCGAAAGACCGTTATTCCGCACTGAAAAGGATTGCGGATATTTACCCGAACATATACGGTATCGTATTTTGCCGTACCAGGGCCATCACAAAAGAAGTAGCCGATAAACTGATGAATGACGGTTATAATGCTGATGCTCTTCATGGTGACCTTTCACAGGCCCAGCGCGATTTTGTCATGAACCGTTTCAGGATCAAACAGCTCCAGTTGCTTGTCGCTACTGATGTTGCTGCACGCGGCCTGGATGTAAACGACCTGACTCATATCATCAACTATGACCTCCCGGATGATAACGAAGTCTACATCCATCGTACCGGCCGGACAGCCCGCGCAGGGAAGAGCGGTATAGCGATTTCCATCATCCATACCCGCGAAACCGGGAAGATACGGGCTATTGAACATATGCTGGGTAAACGATTTGATCAGAAAAAGGTACCAACTGGTGTGGAAATCTGTGAAAAGCAGCTTTTTAACCTGGTCGACAGGGTTGAAAACGTCGAAGTGGACGAAGCCCAGATTGAACAGTTTCTGCCCGTCATCTTAAAAAAACTTGACTGGCTCAGCCGTGAAGATCTGATCAAACATTTTGTTTCAGTTGAATTCAACAGGATTCTTTCCTATTACAAGAATACCCCCGATTTGAACGTGGCCCACCCGGAAGCAGACAGAGACAGAAAACGCACCCCCAAAGGGCAGTTTATGACTTTACAGATTAATGCCGGATTTCAGGATGGACTCAATCCTCCGCGACTGATCGGGCTTATCAATGAGCAGACCCGAAACAGGAATATCGCGGTCGGACGAATTGAGATTGGCCAGCGGTCTTCCTTTTTTGAGATTGAAAAAAAGTCATGGGAAGAAGTAATAAAGGCTTTCCATGATGCTAAATTTGAAGGAGTTAAAGTGAGGGTGGAAATCTCCGGTACTGAGCCTAAAGCCAGATCTAAATACAGATCAAACGACAGGCCGAATTACAAGTCTGACGACAAGCCGAATGAAAAATCCAAAGCCTGGTCGAATGACTTGTCGAACGACTGGTCTCAAAACAAAACAAGAGGCAAGGCGAATGATTGGTCGAAAGATAAGCCTAAAGGCAAATCGAATGACAGGTCATTCAACAAGTCGAAAGAATCATACGGTGGTAAGAACAGGAAAAGATCGCCGTACAAAAATTGGTAG
- a CDS encoding fatty acid desaturase produces the protein MTQHTSTTSIQSWQSIISKYNKPRISHSVWQMINSLGPYFLIWILMVQTMKVSFWLTLPLMLLAAGFLIRIFIIFHDCGHGSFFRSKKLNFYIGSACGMLAFTPYHKWTDSHRAHHQTVGNLDKRGLGDVWTLTVDEYLALSPFKRFSYRFFRHPAILLGIGGIAIFIIGHRFTNRRMTEKQRLNVYATNIIMFIAAAIASWFIGWQAFLLIQLPVMYFASIGGIYLFYLQHQYDEVYWCRDKDWDYLKMAMQGSSFFKLPGILRWFTGNIGFHHIHHLGPTIPNYNLPKCHKENSLFQDVKPITFFESFKALGIRFWDEANQCAVGLRELRRKRAAA, from the coding sequence ATGACTCAACATACATCAACAACATCAATACAATCCTGGCAGTCGATTATTTCAAAGTATAACAAGCCCCGGATATCGCACAGCGTCTGGCAAATGATCAACTCGCTGGGCCCTTATTTTCTGATATGGATACTGATGGTGCAAACCATGAAAGTGTCGTTCTGGCTAACGTTACCTCTCATGTTACTTGCTGCCGGTTTCCTGATCAGGATATTTATCATTTTCCATGATTGCGGCCATGGGTCCTTTTTCCGTTCCAAAAAATTGAATTTTTATATCGGCAGCGCATGCGGCATGCTTGCTTTTACTCCTTACCACAAGTGGACCGACAGCCACAGAGCCCACCACCAGACGGTCGGTAATCTGGATAAGCGTGGTCTTGGCGACGTATGGACACTAACCGTTGATGAATATCTGGCGCTAAGCCCGTTTAAACGTTTTTCATACCGTTTTTTCCGGCACCCGGCGATTTTGCTGGGCATCGGCGGAATAGCCATCTTTATTATAGGCCACAGGTTCACCAACCGGCGCATGACTGAAAAGCAGCGCCTGAATGTTTATGCCACGAATATTATCATGTTTATTGCCGCGGCGATTGCAAGTTGGTTTATTGGATGGCAGGCGTTTTTATTGATCCAGTTGCCGGTTATGTACTTTGCCTCCATTGGAGGGATTTACCTGTTCTATCTGCAGCATCAGTACGACGAAGTGTATTGGTGCAGGGACAAAGATTGGGATTACCTGAAGATGGCCATGCAGGGAAGTTCTTTCTTCAAACTGCCCGGTATATTGCGCTGGTTTACAGGGAATATTGGCTTTCACCATATTCATCATCTGGGACCGACAATACCGAATTACAACTTGCCCAAATGCCATAAAGAGAATTCCTTGTTTCAGGATGTCAAGCCTATAACTTTTTTCGAAAGTTTTAAAGCATTAGGCATCAGGTTTTGGGATGAGGCCAATCAATGTGCGGTAGGACTCAGGGAGCTGCGGCGCAAAAGAGCGGCTGCTTAA